From the genome of Leptotrichia sp. oral taxon 847:
GAAGACAAAAAGAATGATATGAAAGCTATTGTTGCCGCGATAGCTTTAACGCCTTTAAGATACAATGATGTTAGGTACGAAACAGGCGATAAAATAGAATTGTCAGAATCAGAGTTTGAGGTTTTAAAAGAAGGTAAACTTGTAAAAAGAAGAGTTGAAGAATAATGTCTGAAGAACTTTTGGAAGAGATAAAAAAGTATATTCCTGAAACTTCTGATTATGATTTACAGATAGTTGAGCAATTTTATAAAGTTGCTGAAGAAAAACATAGTACAGAAAGAGAGAAGTTGCTCAAGATATTTTTGTTCGGTTATTTATTAACTTCGTTAAATGATTTTGATTTTACGAAAGTCCAAATTTCAAATATTGTTGTCGAAGAAGCAAATGGAAATAATCCTTATCTTAGGATGTATCAGCAATTATTAAAAACTCTTGATGTTGAAGAAAATGAAAGTGTAACTATATCAATATTTTAAAGGAGTTGAAATGTTTAATTTTAAAAATAAAGAAAAAGAAGAAATATTACTTGTTGAGTTGAATCATATACTTTTAAATGTTGGTGACAATGAATTAGATTTGACTCAACGAAGAGTAAATATTGCAAAACAGGAGATAGAAAAAAGAAAATTAAAAATAGAGATTATAAATTTAGGTGATAAAGATGCCTTGCAAACTAACAGTGAAACAGAAACCAAAAAACAAAAATTTGGAGAAGTTGTTGGCAATGAATCCTCAAAAGATAGAAGTGGGAACGGTAACGAATTATAGTGTCAAAGATGGATTTGATGCCTTTGGATTATCAAATGTATTGGATAGTGGTTCAAGTCGTGGAGTTCCTGGATGGAATTATAATCAAAAAGCTTTTGAACAATTTAATCCAATGGCTGCTAGATACTTTAAAGAAGGAGTTGCAAGGATTATAAACGGAAGTTTTGATGTTGCAGCA
Proteins encoded in this window:
- a CDS encoding DUF7210 family protein: MAKEDKKNDMKAIVAAIALTPLRYNDVRYETGDKIELSESEFEVLKEGKLVKRRVEE